The following proteins come from a genomic window of Aspergillus oryzae RIB40 DNA, chromosome 4:
- a CDS encoding putative mitochondrial carrier protein (predicted protein), which produces MDSTKCFTPGHTIDRGSYVITSDTEGSPNKKPRNNAATGASAAGVRALSAQLVAFYFRAPIKAFFRTRVEVGAVLYTSYLQVLGALYEPVSRGVKRIYPPASPLYTFTAGFAAGTMQSIVAAPLDALQVRLRANDILEGQYRSMWHYGRHKLKQIGIRGIFAGWSLSFLRDAFGYGVFFSFFEYIKSQAYYSFITGYYGSLRIHDVDELFSTQSDGRGVPLIKPHYTLEPCFLMAAGVAASIAQQAIQHPLSMIQNLHVARLEYLDHQASLHPSRRQMLRLYYLAYQETYKRCRKRAKRAGGWRHWLFRGFVRDAIRQVPSTSAGLVIFELVRRKYASLADAVYIQKDGYDILLS; this is translated from the exons ATGGATTCTACAAAATGCTTCACCCCTGGTCATACCATAGACCGTGGTTCTTATGTTATCACTTCAGATACTGAAGGCTCCCCCAACAAGAAACCACGAAATAACGCAGCCACCggggcttctgctgctggggttCGTGCTCTCAGCGCGCAGTTGGTTGCCTTCTACTTCAGAGCGCCAATAAAAGCATTTTTTCGCACTCGAGTTGA GGTTGGTGCTGTACTATATACATCATACCTCCAAGTTCTTGGAGCCTTGTATGAGCCAGTTTCCCGTGGGGTCAAGCGTATCTATCCACCTGCTAGTCCCTTATATACATTTACAGCTGGATTTGCGGCTGGAACTATGCAATCAATAGTGGCTGCTCCTTTAGATGCTCTCCAGGTTCGTCTTCGGGCGAATGACATACTTGAAGGCCAGTATCGGAGCATGTGGCATTATGGCCGACATAAACTCAAACAGATCGGCATCCGTGGTATCTTTGCGGGTTGgagtctttcattcttgCGTGACGCTTTCGGCTACGGcgtctttttctcattcttcgAGTACATCAAATCGCAGGCATATTATTCATTTATCACTGGATACTATGGTTCTTTGCGCATTCACGATGTGGACGAGCTGTTTTCTACTCAGTCCGATGGCCGTGGTGTTCCACTTATCAAACCTCATTATACTCTGGAGCCATGCTTTTTGATGGCCGCGGGCGTTGCGGCATCTATAGCCCAACAAGCAATACAGCACCCGCTAAGCATGATACAAAACCTTCATGTTGCTCGACTAGAATATCTGGATCATCAGGCAAGTCTCCACCCTTCCAGGCGGCAAATGCTACGTCTTTATTATCTTGCATATCAGGAGACATACAAACGATGCAGGAAGAGGGCCAAGCGAGCTGGTGGCTGGCGCCATTGGTTGTTTCGCGGATTTGTAAGAGATGCCATACGTCAAGTGCCTAGCACTAGCGCTGGATTGGTGATATTCGAGTTGGTGCGTCGTAAATATGCCAGCTTGGCTGATGCTGTGTATATTCAAAAAGATGGATATGATATTCTTCTATCCTAG
- a CDS encoding uncharacterized protein (GTPase Rab2, small G protein superfamily) has product MSQPWDYIAKLVCIGDSGTGKSSLTIRLCEGRFSSSHDVTIGVEFGSRIVPVGPPASQALNLESNTNSHNRPFSSPVTSDTSEEPIVSGLPNPPRKMAESQKKMKLSLWDTAGQETYKSITRSYFRGASGALLVFDITRPSTFTSCTQWLHDLRQIAEEGIVVILVGNKSDLTGNEPERSERHVTRREAEEWCRMNNVVRYVETSAKSGDGVERAFLEVAERIYRNIEAGRYDLNDRRSGVKGFGATGGGGTSVPTTVTLGLNDAMRRGGNGWAGNCC; this is encoded by the coding sequence TTGACTATTCGGCTTTGCGAAGGACGCTTTTCATCTTCCCACGATGTGACTATTGGTGTGGAGTTTGGATCGCGTATTGTTCCAGTTGGACCACCTGCTTCACAGGCCCTAAATTTAGAATCAAACACCAACTCTCACAACCGTCCGTTTTCGTCGCCAGTAACTTCAGATACCTCAGAGGAGCCCATCGTCTCCGGTTTACCTAACCCTCCACGAAAAATGGCTGAGTCTCAGAAAAAGATGAAGTTATCACTATGGGATACAGCAGGGCAGGAAACGTACAAATCCATCACACGGTCTTATTTTCGAGGTGCCTCTGGTGCTTTGCTTGTGTTCGATATAACAAGACCATCTACGTTTACTTCATGCACACAGTGGTTGCACGATTTGCGGCAAATTGCGGAAGAAGGAATTGTAGTTATTCTTGTCGGTAACAAAAGCGATCTGACCGGTAATGAGCCGGAACGGAGTGAGAGGCATGTTACGAGGCGAGAGGCAGAGGAGTGGTGCCGCATGAACAACGTCGTACGCTACGTTGAGACCAGTGCAAAGTCTGGTGACGGCGTCGAGCGTGCGTTTCTTGAGGTTGCCGAGAGAATTTATCGAAATATCGAGGCGGGCAGGTACGATTTGAATGACCGTCGAAGCGGAGTGAAGGGCTTCGGCGCTACCGGTGGGGGTGGCACTAGTGTGCCGACAACTGTTACTCTAGGCTTGAACGATGCGATGCGCAGGGGTGGAAATGGATGGGCTGGAAACTGTTGTTAG
- a CDS encoding zinc metalloprotease (predicted protein) → MSHFPTLHILILVIANLQIQCFAFVSQSRGFCATGPPTESLKAEYRRLSALGSQSYNPVDSESRAAITPIVIDTWFHIITGEAGTELISDEMIADQLSYLQNAYWNATISYRLQGVTRSANDTWARNEDEMAMKTVLRRGSYRTLNVYFHTDLQASPNAGARAFDIVRRELGVSQQQPTSMLGFCTLPDPSINASSPPSTYIKDGCNVLAETMPGGSLAHYNRGGTAIHEIGHWNGLLHTFEGESCSSDNEGDFIADTPQQSKPTEGCPAQKDSCPELPGFDAIHNFMDYSSDECYDSFTPDQVSRMRSMWFAMRDGK, encoded by the exons ATGTCGCATTTTCCCACTTTACATATTTTGATCCTTGTGATAGCCAATCTACAAATTCAATGCTTCGCTTTTGTTTCGCAGAGTCGTGGCTTCTGTGCGACCGGCCCGCCCACTGAATCCCTGAAGGCAGAGTACAGGAGATTGAGCGCACTAGGTTCTCAGAGTTATAACCCTGTTGATTCTGAAAGTCGGGCGGCAATAACCCCGATTGTGATAGATACGTGGTTCCACATCATTACTGGTGAAGCGGGAACTGAATTGATCTCAGATGAGATGATTGCTGATCAG CTTTCTTACCTTCAAAACGCGTACTGGAATGCCACAATATCCTACCGCTTACAAGGCGTGACTCGCTCGGCAAATGATACGTGGGCTCGCAATGAGGACGAAATGGCAATGAAGACTGTCCTTCGCAGAGGGAGTTACCGTACGCTCAACGTTTATTTTCACACAGATCTCCAGGCGTCGCCCAATGCGGGTGCCAGGGCTTTTGACATCGTCCGCCGCGAACTGGGTGTCTCGCAACAACAACCCACCAGCATGCTTGGTTTTTGCACATTGCCTGACCCGAGCATAAACGCTAGCAGCCCTCCATCTACCTATATCAAGGACGGCTGTAATGTACTTGCGGAGACCATGCCGGGTGGTTCTCTCGCACATTACAACAGAGGTGGTACGGCAATTCATGAAATAGGTCACTGGAATGGTCTACTGCACACCTTCGAAGGAGAGTCATGCTCATCCGATAACGAGGGTGATTTTATCGCAGATACGCCGCAGCAATCCAAGCCCACAGAAGGGTGTCCTGCCCAAAAAGATTCATGCCCGGAGCTCCCAGGGTTTGATGCTATTCATAATTTTATGGACTATTCATCTGATGAGTGTTACGATTCTTTTACTCCAGATCAGGTCAGTAGGATGCGAAGCATGTGGTTTGCGATGAGGGATGGGAAGTGA
- the spt16 gene encoding chromatin-remodeling protein SPT16 (global transcriptional regulator, cell division control protein), with protein MAEEIVIDKSAFFNRLSSFFAAWKADKRPGHAVFGGVGSIVILMGKTDEANSFQKNNAMHFWLLGYEFPATLMVFTTDMMYVVTTAKKGEDWPNTDSAYLSANTGLLNVAKHLEPLKGGKIPVEILVTSKDPDEKSRSFEKCLEVIKNAGKRVGVLPKDTAAGPFAEDWKRAFANITQDVEEVDISPALSSAAFSVKDTDELVAIRNASRACSGLMSEYFVDEMSRLLDEEKQMTHKALSMRIDAKIDDAKFFKKLAKLPAEFDPQQIDWAYGPVIQSGGKYDLRLTATSDNSHLQAGIIVAGFGIRYKTYSSIIARTYLVDPSKSQEANYAFLLNLHDTVMKDVRDGTMAKDLFNKAIGLVRAKKPELESHFVKSVGAGIGIELRDSNMVLNGKNNKILKSGMTLSITVGLTDVEELESKDKNTAVYSMIITDTVRVGENGPHIFTKDAGIDMDSVSFYFGDEEEPQKPAKEKKEVKSNAMTSRNVTRTKLRAERPTQVNEGAEARRREHQKELATKKTKEGLDRFAGTTGDDNGVTQKKFKRFESYKRDNQLPTKVKDLTIYVDHKASTVIVPIMGRPVPFHINTIKNASKSDEGEYAYLRINFLSPGQGVGRKDDQPFEDISAHFLRNLTLRSKDNERLAQVAQDITELRKNALRREQEKKEMEDVVEQDKLVEIRNRRPVRLPDVYLRPPLDGKRVPGEVEIHQNGLRYMSPFRNEHVDVLFSNVKHLFFQPCAHELIVLIHVHLKTPIMIGKRKTRDVQFYREATEMQFDETGNRRRKHRYGDEEEFEAEQEERRRRAALDREFKAFAEKIADAGKDEGVDVDIPFREIGFTGVPNRSNVLIQPTTDALVQLTEPPFLVITLNEIEIAHLERVQFGLKNFDLVFVFKDFHRPPVHVNTIPVESLEGVKDWLDSVDIAFTEGPLNLNWTTIMKTVVSDPYGFFADGGWSFLAAESDSEGGASDEEESAFELSESELAAADESSEDDSEFDDDASAEASEDFSADEDSGEDWDELERKAKKKDRESGLDDEERGKKRKR; from the exons ATGGCTGAAGAGATCGTGATCGATAAAAGTGCATTTTTTAACCGTCTTTCGAGCTTCTTTGCAGCATGGAAGGCAGACAAACGACCTGGCCATGCTGTTTTTGGCGGCGTAGGATCAATCGTTATCCTCATGGGAAAAACAGATGAAGCAAATAGCTTTCAGAAGAACAACGCGATGCAT TTCTGGCTTCTTGGCTATGAATTTCCGGCTACGCTTATGGTTTTCACAACAGATATGATGTATGTTGTGACTACAGCAAAAAAGGGTGAGGACTGGCCTAACACGGATTCCGCATATCTCTCGGCTAACACTGGCCTCTTAAATGTAGCCAAACACCTTGAACCCTTGAAAGGTGGCAAGATCCCAGTGGAGATACTTGTCACCTCCAAGGATCCAGACGAAAAAAGTAGATCGTTTGAAAAATGCTTAGAAGTCATAAAAAATGCCGGC AAAAGAGTTGGCGTACTTCCAAAAGATACAGCTGCTGGCCCGTTCGCGGAAGATTGGAAGCGTGCGTTTGCAAACATAACAcaagatgtggaagaagtCGACATATCACCCGCTCTTTCTTCGGCCGCCTTTTCGGTTAAGGATACAGATGAGTTG GTGGCTATACGAAACGCGTCAAGGGCTTGTAGTGGTCTAATGTCGGAATATTTCGTCGACGAGATGTCTCGCCTActcgacgaagaaaagcaaatGACCCACAAGGCACTCTCGATGCGGATCGACGCAAAAATTGATGATGCAAAATTCTTTAAGAAACTTGCTAAGCTCCCAGCGGAATTTGATCCTCAACAGATTGATTGGGCCTATGGCCCTGTCATCCAGAGTGGAGGAAAGTATGACCTTCGACTTACAGCTACGTCTGATAATAGTCACCTTCAGGCAGGGATTATTGTTGCTGGGTTTGGAATCCGGTACAAAACTTACAGTTCCATAATAGCACGCACCTATTTGGTAGATCCGAGCAAGTCCCAGGAAGCTAACTATGCCTTTCTACTGAACCTTCACGATACAGTCATGAAAGACGTTCGCGACGGGACGATGGCCAAAGATCTATTTAACAAAGCAATCGGGCTGGTACGAGCCAAAAAACCTGAGCTTGAAAGTCACTTTGTTAAAAGCGTTGGAGCCGGTATTGGAATTGAGCTCCGAGATTCTAATATGGTACTGAATGgaaaaaacaacaaaatTTTGAAGAGTGGCATGACTCTTTCTATAACGGTGGGGCTAACGGATGTCGAAGAACTGGAGTCAAAAGACAAAAACACTGCTGTCTACTCAATGATTATAACAGACACTGTACGTGTTGGAGAAAATGGTCCGCACATATTCACTAAGGACGCAGGTATTGATATGGATTCTGTTTCGTTCTACTTtggagacgaagaggaaCCCCAGAAACCTgccaaagagaaaaaggaggtcAAATCCAACGCAATGACTAGCAGAAATGTTACTCGCACCAAACTTCGCGCGGAGCGACCGACTCAGGTCAACGAAGGTGCAGAGGCACGACGACGCGAACACCAGAAGGAGTTGGCGacaaaaaagacaaaggaaggCCTCGATCGATTCGCCGGTACTACTGGTGATGATAATGGAGTCACTCAGAAAAAATTCAAACGATTCGAATCGTACAAGAGGGATAACCAGTTGCCTACTAAGGTTAAAGATCTAACCATCTATGTGGATCACAAAGCATCAACGGTAATTGTTCCAATCATGGGTCGACCAGTACCTTTCCATATCAACACAATCAAGAATGCTAGCAAAAGTGACGAAGGAGAATACGCTTATCTCCGAATtaatttcctttccccaggGCAAGGTGTTGGTCGCAAGGATGACCAACCATTTGAAGACATATCAGCACACTTTTTGCGCAATTTAACCCTCAGATCCAAAGACAACGAACGACTTGCACAGGTTGCTCAAGATATCACAGAGCTCAGAAAAAATGCCTTGAGGCGtgaacaggaaaagaaagagatggaagatgtaGTGGAGCAAGATAAGCTCGTCGAGATCAGAA ATCGCCGTCCTGTGAGATTGCCCGATGTTTATCTTCGGCCTCCATTAGATGGCAAACGAGTTCCCGGAGAGGTCGAAATACACCAAAATGGTCTTCGTTATATGTCACCTTTCCGAAACGAGCATGTCGACGTACTTTTCAGCAACGTGAAACACCTATTCTTTCAGCCCTGTGCACACGAGTTGATTGTGCTAATTCACGTTCACCTGAAAACGCCCATCATGATTGGGAAGCGCAAGACGAGGGACGTGCAGTTTTATCGTGAGGCGACTGAGATGCAATTTGATGAGACTGGCAATCGTAGGCGCAAACATCGGTAcggcgatgaggaagagttCGAGgcagaacaagaagagaggcGGCGGAGAGCAGCCTTAGATCGAGAATTTAAGGCCTTCGCTGAAAAAATAGCAGATGCAGGTAAAGACGAAGGAGTGGACGTTGACATCCCGTTTAGAGAAATTGGTTTCACTGGTGTACCGAACCGCTCCAATGTTCTAATTCAGCCAACCACGGATGCTCTGGTTCAGTTAACAGAGcccccttttcttgtgaTCACCCTAAATGAGATTGAAATTGCTCATTTAGAGCGGGTTCAG TTTGGGCTCAAGAACTTTGACTTGGTGTTTGTGTTCAAAGACTTCCACAGACCACCTGTTCATGTTAACACAATTCCCGTTGAGTCTCTCGAAGGAGTGAAAGATTGGCTGGATTCTGTCGACATTGCATTCACTGAAGGGCCACTAAACCTTAACTGGACTACAATCATGAAGACGGTCGTTAGTGATCCATACGGCTTCTTTGCAGATGGAGGCTGGTCATTCCTTGCAGCAGAGTCTGATTCCGAGGGTGGTGCatccgatgaggaagaatCTGCATTCGAACTGTCGGAGTCAGAACTTGCTGCGGCAGACGAAAGCTCGGAAGACGATAGTGAATTTGATGATGACGCCAGTGCTGAGGCAAGTGAGGATTTTAGCGCGGATGAGGACAGTGGTGAGGATTGGGACGAATTGGAaaggaaggccaagaagaaagacagagaaagtggtttggatgatgaggaacGTGGTAAGAAGCGAAAACGTTAG
- a CDS encoding putative MFS monosaccharide transporter (predicted transporter (major facilitator superfamily)): MESTPIRHTYYIERVSGLGMDSVNTVSTCTRHFGALFLNFYSPITTGNITSTSSPRTSSSIPLQSLEYRFQPTPVQSVRARESASEKGSRRSSLSAQSVESEYSLWTDTGDLAEQLANEEDPLRVRLGEPLDREISSPSGSRARVKQLKRVHYPNESNLVTEQAEPEKTSIEIPRPPPRHISRVERLLAVIMSPSNRQTAQMHGLVGKPLLYFTSVFVSLGVFLFGYDQGVMSGIITGWYFKDYFNQPSRAAIGTVVAILEVGAFISSLLVGRIGDLIGRRRTILYGSIVFFIGGALQTFANGLAMMMVGRIVAGLGVGALSTIVPVYQSEISPPHNRGKLACIEFTGNISGYAASVWVDYFCSFIDNNYSWRLPLLCQCIMGALLGLGSLVICESPRWLLDNDYDEEGMVVIANLYGQGDLHNDKARQEYREIKMDVLLQRQEGERSYTDMFKRYRKRVFIAMSAQALAQLNGINVISYYAPLVFESAGWAGRDAILMTGINAISYLASTVPPWYLVDRWGRRPILLSGAVAMIVSLSLISYFIFIDVAATPTLTVILVMIYNAAFGASWGPIPWLYPPEILPLSIRAKGASLSTATNWAFNWLVGELTPILQAVIKWRLYLVHAFFCACSFVLVYFLYPETSGVRLEDMDTLFGDATTAMPTPASQGEHGSLMSISSPVPSLDIRRQYSQFGPENAIPGLDIDPPTINAGENAKVGQRGSRDGGGGRLEGLGGWISNMVSRHKGSSGQRLQGTQYRRLGQDDENE, from the exons ATGGAAAGTACCCCGATCcgacatacatactacatagAGAGAGTATCAGGTCTAGGTATGGACTCGGTAAATACAGTCAGTACCTGTACCAG GCATTTCGGAGCACTGTTCCTTAATTTTTATTCT CCCATCACGACCGGCAACATTACTTCGACATCTTCACCACGTACTTCCTCGAGCATACCCTTGCAGTCCTTAGAATACCGGTTTCAGCCAACTCCTGTACAGTCTGTGAGAGCACGCGAATCTGCTAGCGAGAAGGGTAGCCGGCGTTCTTCTTTATCTGCACAGTCTGTCGAGTCTGAGTACTCTCTCTGGACAGACACTGGCGACTTAGCTGAACAGCTCGCTAATGAAGAAGACCCTCTCCGGGTCCGTCTCGGAGAACCTCTGGATCGTGAGATCTCTAGTCCATCTGGGTCGAGGGCGCGAGTAAAACAGCTAAAACGAGTACATTATCCTAACGAAAGCAATCTCGTCACTGAGCAAGCCGAACCCGAAAAGACATCAATAGAGATACCCCGTCCCCCACCCCGGCATATTTCGCGGGTTGAACGTCTTCTCGCTGTCATAATGTCTCCAAGCAATCGGCAGACGGCACAAATGCATGGCTTAGTTGGGAAGCCACTGCT GTACTTTACTAGTGTCTTTGTATCTTTAGGTGTCTTCCTTTTTGGCTATGACCAAGGTGTCATGTCTGGTATTATCAC TGGTTGGTATTTTAAGGACTACTTCAACCAACCGTCACGCGCTGCAATTGGCACGGTTGTTGCAATCCTCGAGGTTGGAGCCTTTATATCTTCGCTACTTGTTGGACGTATTGGCGATTTGATAGGGCGCCGCCGAACGATTCTTTATGGTTCAATAGTCTTTTTCATAGGCGGGGCGCTGCAGACATTTGCAAATGGACttgccatgatgatggtcGGTCGTATTGTCGCTGGTTTAGGAGTTGGCGCATTGTCAACGATCGTACCTGTTTACCAGTCTGAGATATCG CCCCCCCACAACCGAGGGAAGTTGGCGTGTATTGAGTTCACCGGAAATATTTCAGGATATGCAGCCAGTGTCTGGGTTGATTACTTCTGTAGCTTTATCGACAACAACTATTCGTGGCGTCTACCATTACTATGCCAGTGCATCATGGGGGCTCTTCTTGGACTAGGAAGCCTTGTTATATGTGAATCACCAAG ATGGCTGTTAGATAATGACTATGATGAGGAGGGTATGGTAGTTATTGCTAATCTCTACGGACAGGGAGATTTGCACAATGACAAAGCAAGGCAGGAGTACAGAGAAATTAAAATGGATgttcttctgcagcggcAAGAAGGTGAAAGATCCTACACTGACATGTTCAAGCGATATCGCAAACGGGTCTTTATAGCCATGTCCGCCCAGGCTTTAGCCCAACTGAATGGCATTAACGTCATCTCATATTACGCCCCGCTCGTTTTCGAATCCGCGGGGTGGGCGGGCCGCGATGCCATTTTGATGACCGGCATCAATGCAATCTCATACTTGGCATCTACGGTTCCTCCATGGTACCTTGTTGATCGCTGGGGAAGGCGACCAATCCTCCTTTCAGGAGCAGTCGCTATGattgtctctctctctttaaTATcatattttattttcattgaTGTTGCAGCAACTCCCACGCTCACTGTGATTCTCGTTATGATTTACAATGCTGCTTTTGGCGCATCCTGGGGACCTATCCCGTGGCTATACCCGCCCGAGATCTTGCCGTTAAGCATTCGTGCAAAAGGTGCCAGTCTTAGCACAGCTACAAACTGGGCTTTTAACTGGCTTGTTGGAGAGCTCACACCTATCCTTCAGGCCGTGATAAAATGGCGCCTCTACCTAGTACACGCCTTTTTCTGTGCGTGTAGTTTTGTGCTCG TTTACTTCCTATACCCGGAAACCAGTGGCGTTCGCCTCGAGGATATGGATACTCTGTTTGGGGACGCAACAACCGCCATGCCAACACCCGCCTCCCAAGGAGAACATGGCTCTCTAATGAGTATTAGTTCGCCTGTGCCTTCACTTGACATACGTCGGCAATATAGCCAGTTTGGACCTGAAAATGCCATTCCTGGTCTAGACATCGATCCTCCAACCATCAATGCTGGCGAGAACGCTAAAGTTGGCCAGCGTGGTTCTCGAGATGGCGGTGGTGGCCGCCTTGAAGGTCTTGGCGGTTGGATTTCGAACATGGTCTCTCGTCACAAGGGATCATCTGGGCAACGGCTTCAAGGTACTCAGTATAGACGCCTTggacaagatgatgagaacGAGTAA
- the pmt2 gene encoding protein O-mannosyl transferase (dolichyl-phosphate-mannose:protein O-mannosyl transferase), which yields MAEMDSASSTGVNLASDMRRRNVPHTEGLRRKPDGTEESKRKPQLKANPSVSILDNWEPLIMPILLTAVAIFTRMYRIGRSNIVTWDEAHFGKFGSHYLKREFYFDVHPPLGKMLVGLSGYLAGYNGSFEFKSGEKYPEEVNYTFMRVFNAAFGVVCVPLAYYTARELGFRRATIWLVSLMVLLENSYATISRFILLDSMLLCFTFTTTLCWAKFHRLQYASFSIEWFVWLFLTGISIGCVCSVKWVGFFCTALVGLYTIEDLWNKFGDLKISEVVFAKHLMARVVGLIIIPVLVYVFSFYLHFLVLENSGPGDAQMSSLFQANLRGTEVGKDSPLEIALGSRVTLKNMGYGGGLLHSHIQTYPEGSTQQQVTCYHHKDANNDWFIYPSRREPEYDPSAPLKFVGDGDVIRLIHGQTGRNLHSHAISAPITKSHYEVSCYGNVTIGDDKDHWLVEVVDDVASKDRSKIRTLTTAFRLRHPVLGCYLRAGNVNLPQWGFKQIETTCVKENKPSDVYTHWNVESHFNDRLPPGDPGSYKSPFLKDFIHLNVAMMTSNNALVPDPDKQDDLASKFWQWPILNVGLRMCSWDDNTIKYYLLGNPFVYWGSTFSLGIFGLLVIWYLVRWQRGYNELSQADINHIHYSGLYPVIGWILHYLPFIVMGRVTYVHHYYPALYYAILTFGFCVDWLTQTMDVKSRWVIYSLLYAIIVGMFVHFRVLVFGIEGSSQQWGHLDWLSGWRIAN from the exons ATGGCGGAAATGGACTCTGCATCAAGTACCGGGGTCAATTTAGCTTCTGATATGCGGCGCCGAAATGTCCCGCATACCGAGGGGCTTAGAAGGAAGCCTGATGGCACGGAGGAAAGCAAGCGCAAGCCTCAGCTCAAA GCTAATCCATCAGTTTCCATTCTGGATAATTGGGAACCTCTGATAATGCCCATTCTGTTGACGGCTGTGGCTATCTTTACTCGCATGTACCGAATTGGTCGCTCGAATATTGTGACTTGGGATGAAGCGCA CTTTGGCAAGTTCGGATCACATTACTTGAAACGCGAGTTCTATTTCGACGTACACCCGCCGCTGGGAAAAATGCTTGTCGGCTTGTCGGGATATCTTGCCGGTTACAACGGGTCGTTCGAATTTAAATCTGGTGAAAAATATCCGGAAGAAGTCAACTATACTTTCATGCGCGTCTTTAACGCTGCGTTCGGCGTCGTGTGCGTGCCACTCGCTTATTATACCGCACGAGAACTTGGCTTCCGCAGAGCTACTATCTGGCTCGTGAGTTTGATGGTACTACTTGAAAACTCATACGCAACAATCTCAAGGTTTATATTACTGGATTCCATGCTACTCTGTTTCACGTTCACCACTACCCTTTGTTGGGCAAAGTTTCACCGACTACAGTATGCGAGTTTCTCGATTGAGTGGTTTGTCTGGCTATTCCTGACCGGGATAAGCATTGGTTGTGTGTGCAGTGTGAAGTgggtgggtttcttttgCACAGCGCTTGTAGGCCTCTATACAATCGAGGATCTTTGGAACAAATTTGGCGATCTAAAGATATCAGAG GTCGTCTTTGCCAAGCATCTCATGGCTCGTGTGGTGGGGCTGATCATTATACCCGTTTTGGTTTATGTATTTTCGTTCTACCTGCATTTCTTGGTTCTGGAAAATAGTGGACCGGGCGATGCCCAAATGAGTTCACTTTTCCAGGCTAATCTGAGAGGAACCGAGGTCGGGAAAGATAGCCCCTTGGAAATTGCTCTCGGCTCTAGAGTCACACTGAAGAACATGGGCTACGGCGGCGGACTTCTCCATTCGCATATCCAGACGTACCCCGAAGGATCCACCCAGCAGCAGGTTACCTGTTATCACCACAAGGACGCCAACAACGACTGGTTCATCTATCCCAGCCGCCGCGAGCCAGAGTATGATCCGAGTGCGCCCCTAAAGTTTGTaggtgatggtgatgtcaTTCGTCTTATTCATGGACAGACAGGCCGGAATTTGCACTCTCATGCTATTTCTGCACCAATTACCAAGTCACACTACGAAGTCTCATGCTACGGCAATGTCACTATCGGCGATGATAAAGATCATTGGTTGGTtgaggtggttgatgatgttgcaTCGAAGGATAGAAGTAAAATCCGTACACTTACCACTGCGTTCCGCCTGCGACATCCTGTCCTGGGTTGTTATTTACGAGCAGGCAACGTCAATCTCCCCCAGTGGGGCTTCAAACAGATTGAAACCACATGCGTGAAGGAGAACAAACCGAGCGATGTTTACACACATTGGAATGTCGAGTCTCATTTCAATGACCGGC TCCCACCTGGTGATCCAGGATCCTACAAGTCGCCTTTCTTGAAAGACTTTATTCATTTGAATGTTGCCATGATGACGTCCAACAATGCGTTGGTTCCTGACCCAGATAAACAAGATGATCTCGCCTCGAAATTTTGGCAGTGGCCAATACTTAATGTTGGGCTCCGGATGTGCTCTTGGGATGACAATACTATTAAATACTATCTCCTTGGCAACCCATTCGTTTACTGGGGAAGTACATTTAGCCTTGGCATCTTTGGGCTCTTGGTAATTTGGTATCTCGTGCGCTGGCAGCGAGGTTACAATGAGCTTTCCCAGGCAGATATCAACCATATCCATTATTCTGGCTTGTACCCAGTCATTGGATGGATTCTGCATTATCTGCCTTTCATTGTTATGGGAAGAGTGACGTATGTTCATCATTACTACCCAGCATTATATTACGCCATTCTTACCTTTGGATTTTGCGTTGACTGGCTCACGCAAACGATGGATGTTAAATCCCGCTGGGTGATCTATTCTTTACTTTACGCTATCATAGTTGGAATGTTCGTGCATTTCCGCGTGCTTGTGTTTGGCATTGAAGGTTCGAGTCAGCAGTGGGGTCATTTGGACTGGCTGAGCGGCTGGCGCATCGCCAATTGA